ACCGGTGAACTGCTTGCCGTTGTCGGTCAGCACCTCCAGCGGCACCCCATAAGCGCGCATCGCCGCGGCGAACGCCGCGCACACCAGCCTCCCGGTCGGCCGGGCCACCACCGAGGCGATCACACAGAACCGGGAATGATCGTCCACGCCGGTGATCAGCTTGGCCTCGCTGCCGTCGGCCAGCAGCAGCCCGCCCATGATGTCCATCTGCCACAACTGCATCGGCCCCGGCCGCTCCCAACGCCGGTAGTCCTCGCGCCTGCGCCGCCTGGTGACCGGCTCGATCAGATGGTTGCGCACCAGTACCCGGTAGATGCTCGCCCGCGACGGCAACGGCTCCACCCGGCGCCGCCCCAGCTCCCACAACAGCGTGCGCGGCCCCCACCGCGGATGAGCCCGCCGCAGCTCGCAGATCAGCGCCTCCACCGCGGCCGGGGTCTGCATCGGATGGGCCTTCGGCGCATGCGAGCGGTCGGCCAGCCCCGCCAGGCCGCCGTCTTCATAGCGGCGCACCCAGGAGTGCACCGATTGCCGCGAGATCCCGTAACGGCCGGCCACGTCGGTGACCTTCGCTCCGGACAACACCTCGATCACCGCGTGATACCGCTGCTCCACGACGCTCAACTCCACCAATGCCACCCGAGCCTCCCCCGAAGCGTCGATAACGCCACGAGCAGGCACAGATAACGATCAAGGTGTCAAGCATCAAGCGAGGCCAGTGTGTCAACCATCAAGCGAGACAGGACAGGCGATCAAGCAGCGGCGTTGCCGAATTGATCGCATAGGGATCAAGACGGCGGCGCGGCGCGCATCCTTCTTGGCCCTCTGCCGCCCGCCGCCCAGGCGCGCTGTCTGAGGGCCGGTCCCGGACGGCGGCGAGCCGGGCCGTAACCGCGCCCGCACGCCCGCCGTACCGAACACACTCACCGATCCCAGCGGCGCACCGCCACATCAGAGCGAGACTTTCCCGATTCCTACTCGACTCCCTGGCCCTGCGAGGAGTGACGCGCGACCAACTCGCCGATCGGCCCCGTACGCCAATCAGAGGCGTAGACGCCCACCTGAATCCGTCGATCGGCACCGATCGTGTGAACCTTCGACGGAACTGCCTTCCGCCGACGGCCACTCACGTCCACCGGCTCCACGGCTCCGCCGCTGAAGGTCATCACGTCCACCGGATACAGGCCACCGATGCGTTTGGACTGCACATCAACGAAGTCCGACCAGTTCACCGCAACCCTGAAGGTATCTCTCTGAGCGATCATTCCCTCCTCGGTAACCGTCAGACTTCGGCGCCGCACCTTCATCACAATGAAAAGCAGATACAACATGCTCGCCGCCACGGTAACCCCTGCCGTCAAACCTGCGGGCAAGCCAAGGGCGATGGCCAGGATGCAATAGACGACGGCGACCACGATGGCGCCGACTCCACCAGAGAAAAAGGCGAGCGACCAACGTGGACGATAAATAATCTGCATGGGCGAAACTGTACCGGTCCAGCCACAATCGCCGCTCCTTAAACCATCGCCCCTGGCGGGCGCTCCGGCTCCGGGGTGATCGCCAAGGGTCTGCTCATCGCCGCCGATCTGTGGGTGGCTGAGGGAGGGACCTGATCATCCCGTCTGCCATCGACCCGGGACACGCCGAGCAGACAAGGGCCACTTCCCCTTCGGGCGAGCCGACGGCAGACGGGGTGATCAGGCGGGCGGCGTGTGCGCGGTGCGCAGCTCGAAGGTGAAGCGGTTGCGCAGGCCCCATGCCGCGTCTTGTGCCTGAACTTTGTCAAAGAGTCGGCGGATCCTGTCGAAGAGATCGGCACCCAGGTTGGCCCTGCTTTCCTCCCAATGAGTCCACACCAGCTCCACCGGTCGCTCCACATCGGTACTCAGCCTGTCCCAGAGCGCGGCAAGGTTGTTGCCGTAGTACGGGCCGAAGTCCAAAGGTCCTGCGAGTAACCGGTGGAGATCGGCCTCCGAGGACACCTGCCGACCATCCACGACGACGCGCATCACGCCACCCCCAACATGCATCGCCGCAACCCAGAGCCTGATCGCCGTGCCATTAACTCCGGCAACGAGGGGTCAACCACGACTGCCCCAGCAAACGCGCCGACCACGGAACCCGTGGTGTATTGCCCGTGATCCCTGCAATTCCCAAGCTGACAGCCGGGTTTCGATTTCTACCCTCTCCAAAGGAGCCATCTTAAGAGGGCGTTGCGCAAGTTGATGTCCTTTCGTCGTTTGCGCTGGGCAGGGAAGGCTGGTCAGAATCCGCTGGCAGGACTGAAGGCGGCCCCGATGAGGGTCTCGGCGGCGGCGCGGGCGTGGGCAGCCGTGGCGGGGTCCCCGGTGATGGCGGCCGTGGTCTGGGCGCCTTCGGCGAGCAGGGCCAGCTGCGGGGCGAGGTAGCCGGGACCACCCGCCTCGCGGACCAGGTCGGCAACATGGCGCTGGAAAGAGGTCTTCTGCTCCCTGACCGCCTCGGCGACCCGGCTGCTGCCACCGGCCAGCTCGCCGAAGAAGTTGATGAAGGCGCAGCCCCGGAAGTCGTCCTCGCGGAACCATTCCGCCAGAAAGTCGAAGACGGCCAGCATCCGGTCACGGGGCGTGCGGGCGGCGGCGAGGGCGCGGGCCACGCCGGCGTCCCACTGCTCGGTCCGGTGGCGGAGCACTGCCAGGACGAGGTCGTCCTTGGAGGGAAACAGGGCGTAGATGCGCTTCAGCGAGACACCCGCCTCGGTGCGGACGGCGTCCAT
The nucleotide sequence above comes from Nonomuraea helvata. Encoded proteins:
- a CDS encoding barstar family protein; the protein is MRVVVDGRQVSSEADLHRLLAGPLDFGPYYGNNLAALWDRLSTDVERPVELVWTHWEESRANLGADLFDRIRRLFDKVQAQDAAWGLRNRFTFELRTAHTPPA
- a CDS encoding TetR/AcrR family transcriptional regulator, translated to MIDEETARDQVVSTADRLFYAHGVQAVGMDAVRTEAGVSLKRIYALFPSKDDLVLAVLRHRTEQWDAGVARALAAARTPRDRMLAVFDFLAEWFREDDFRGCAFINFFGELAGGSSRVAEAVREQKTSFQRHVADLVREAGGPGYLAPQLALLAEGAQTTAAITGDPATAAHARAAAETLIGAAFSPASGF